The DNA sequence GCCTGGCTGGTGCCGAGCCAGTCGCCCACCGGCCACTGCTTCCACGTCACCAGGCCCTTGTGGCGCAGCAGCCCGGCCCGGGGATGGTCCTTCGGATATCCCCTCGGCGCGGTCTTCAGCGTCTCGTGGGCGGTCACCTCGATCCCGCGCTTGGCGGTGGCGGCGACGATCGAGTCCAGCTGGGCGCCGCTGCGGTCGTCGACGACCGCCCGTCGGTAGCGGTCGAGGTGCTCGGCATCGAGCGCGTACATGCCGCACCCTGCGCCCAGGCCATCAGCCGAGAGCTGGATGTAGCCGCCCGAGGCCAGCGATGCGGCCATGGCCGTCTTGTACGGCGACTTGTCGGGACTGAAGCGAACGTCCCGATACGGACGGTAGATCCGTCCCTCGCCGAACTCGGGCGCCAGCTCGGCCAGCAGCTGTTGCATGGGCTGGCGGACGAGCTGGTCGTACTCCGCCTTGTGCGTCTGCCAGTAGGTCTTGGTGTTGTCCGCCTCGAGGCCCTCGTAGAACTCGATCGCCTCCGCGGGCCACCCCCGGAACGCCACGGCTTGCGACGCTAGCCGAGCCATGGTCACCGTCCGACATGCGCCGACCGGCCGGGGTCGCAGCACTGGGGGAGGGTGGCTGCAACCCCGGCCGGTTCGGAGCCGGACGGCAGGTCGTTCAGGTGGTGTTGCCGGACTGCGGGCCGCCTCCCGGAGGTGCGGGGGGTGCGCCGTTGGGCGCGTGCGGCGGACCGGCGGGCAGGATCTGGACCGACGAGGCGGTGAGATCGCCGTTCGACTGACGGTCGCCCGTGGCCAGGACCCGTGCGCCCTGCTTGACATCGGAAAGCGACGCCTGCGACCGGCCCTGGTGGAAGGTGGTGCTGCCGGTCGTGGTCACCGTGTGGTTCGTGCCGTCGGGGCCCCGCACGACGAAGCTCTGACCGGAGATCGACTGGACGGTGCCGCCGACCCGGGGGAGGAGGACGGCGACCTTGGTGGCGTCGAGGTCGGTCCCGTTGCGGTCGACGGTGCCCTGGGCAGCGATCTCGGCCCCGTTGGTCACCGACGAGCTGTTCGCCGACTGCCCGCCGCGCGTGTAGGTGGTCGACCCCGTGGTGTGGATCGTCCGGGTGAAGCCCATGAAGTCCTGGATGGTGATCGTCGAAGGCGACCCGTTCACACTCTTGACGGTGCCGGCCATGCCGGGAGTGGCCTTCCGGCCGTTCTGGTCCGCGCCGCCCATGGCTCCTCGGAATCCGAAGCCGAACCGTCCCGGACCTCCCTGCCCCGGACCGGGGGCCGGCTGTCCGGGACTCGCCAACGACTGGGCAGGGTCGCCCGTCGACGCCGACTGGCTGGCGGCAGGGGGGACGGAGGTAGCCGAGCTCGAGCTGCCCGGGCCCGAGGTGACCGCCCAGACGATCCCGAAGGCGCCGCCGGCCAGACCAACGGCGGCCGCGCCCAGCCCCACGCGCTTGGTCCATCCTGTTTGCCCACGGCCCGGAGGCCGCTGAGGAGCCTTCGGCTGTCCCGACTCGGGCCCCCAGGGCCAGGCCAGGTCGGACGGGTCCGCCGAGTCCGAGGAGTGGGCGGAGGGGTGCGCGTCGGCGCCGGACGCAGAGTCGTGGTCCATGGAACCAAGGTTGCCCGCAGTAGCTTAGGGCAGCCTGAGAGAGCTCTGAGGCGGTCCATAGAGTTGCGCGCTCGTCACCCCTCGAGGGTGAGGCCGGCCGCCAGCGCCGCGCCCAGCTCCCAGCACACCTCGAGGTCCCGCTGGCTGGGCTCGCCGAGCACGGCCACCGGGTCCTGGGCGCGGTGCCACTGGAGGCCGGTGGCGATCGTCTCCACCGCCCGCACCGCCCCCGCCGTGTCGTCGTTGCCGTGCACATACAGGCCGTAGGGCCGTCGGACGGTGGCGTCCAGGCACGGGTAGTAGATCTGATCGAAGAAGTGCTTGAGGGCGCCCGAGATGTAGCCCAGGTTGGCGGGCGTCCCCAGGAGGTAGCCGTCCGCCTCGAGCACGTCGAGGGCTGTCGCCGCCAGCGCCGGTCGGCTCACGACCTCGACGCCCTCGATGCGCCGGTCGGTCGCGCCCGAGAGGGCGGCCTCGAACATGGAGTGCAGCGATGGGGAGGCGGTGTGGTGGACGACGAGGAGGGTGGGCATGCCTCGCCGAGCATGTCAGGTCGCGACGGCGCGGGGACCGTTCGGGGCGTGGGAGGATGGTGTCGCCGCCTTTCACATCGGGGGTCGGCGGACCCCGGAGGAGCGTCTGGTGCCAGCCATGACTAGCCAGGTCGATGCTGCGTCGCGCCCAGCCGACGCCGCACCTCGTCCGCGGGTGTCACGCCTTCAACAGGTCAGCGCCGCCATCCTGGTCGTCGGTCCGCTCGTGGCCCTCGGCGTCGCCGTGGCCAGCCTCTGGGGGCGTGGCATCAGCGGCCTGGACGTGGTCATCGCCGTGGTGATGTACGTCGTCACCTGCCTGGGCGTCACCGTCGGGTTCCACCGCCTGCTGGCCCATCGCAGCTTCAGGGCCAACCGACCGCTGCGGATCGCCCTGGCCGTCACCGGGACGATGGCCGTGGAGGGGTCGGCGCTGACGTGGGTTGCGCAGCACCGCAAGCACCACGCCCACACCGAGCGGGAGGGCGACCCCCACTCGCCGTTCCGGTACGGCACCGGCTTCTGGCCGCAGCTCAAGGGCCTCGTCTACGCCCACGTGGGCTGGTTCTTCGACTCCCACCCCTCCGAGCCCGAGCGGTGGGCGCCCGACCTGCTGGCCGATCGCGACATGCTGATCGTGTCGAAGACCTCTCACGTGTGGAGCGCCGCCAGCCTGGCCATCCCGTTCCTGATCGGCTGGGCGGCCACCGCCACCCTCAGCGGGGGGCTGCTCGCCTTCCTGTGGGGTGGTCTCGTCCGGATGATGGTGCTCCACCACGTGACCTGGAGCACCAACTCGCTGTGCCACATGTTCGGTCGCCGGCCGTTCCAGACGGCCGACCACAGCTCCAATTTCGCCCCCCTGGCCGTGCTCAGCCTCGGAGAGTCCTGGCACAACGCCCACCACGCCTTCCCCTCCTCGGCCCGCCACGGTGTGGACCGCGGCCAGCTCGATGCCACCGCGAGGGTCATCCGTGTCCTCGAGCGCCTGGGGTGGGCGACCCACGTGCGCTGGCCCGGTCCTGAGCGCCTGGCCAGCCGCAGGAGGCGACCGGGCGCCGAGGCCCCGGACGAGGGTGGGTATCATCCTGACGCGGGGGACCGAGTCGAGGAGCTGTCATGCCCGAGCCCGTGATCGTCGCCACCGCCCGTACGCCGATCGGCCGAGCTTTCAAGGGGACGCTGGTCGACCTCCGTCCCGACGACATCGCGGCGACGATCGTCCAGGCCGTGCTGGGCAAGGTGCCCGAGCTCGACCCCGCCGAGATCGACGACCTCATGCTGGGGTGCGGGCTGCCGGGAGGCGAGCAGGGCTACAACATGGCCCGGGTGGTCAGCATCCTCGCCGGCCTCCCCGACGTGCCTGGCACCACCATCACCCGCTACTGCTCGTCGTCGCTGCAGACCATCCGCATGGCGGCCCACGCCATCCGAGCCGGCGAGGGGGACGTCTTCCTGGCCGCTGGCGTCGAGATGGTCAGTCGCTTCGTCAAGGGCAACTCCGACAGCCTGCCCGACACGACGAACCCTCAGTTCGGCGAGGCGGCGGAGCGCACGGCAGCGCGCGCCAAGGGCGGCGCGGAGTCATGGAAGCCCGCCGACGGGCTTCCGGACATCTACATCGCCATGGGGCAGACGGCCGAGAACGTGGCCGAGCTCGAGCACGTGTCCCGGGAGGAGATGGACACCTTCGCCACGCTCTCCCAGGAGCGGGCGGTGACCTCCCAGGAGAACGGCTTCTTCGAGCGGGAGATCACGCCGGTGACCCGACCCGACGGCACCGTGGTCTCCAAGGACGACGGTCCCCGCCCGGGCACGACGGTGGAGAAGCTGGCCACGCTGCAGCCGGTCTTCCGCCCCGACGGCAAGGTCACCGCCGGCAACTCGTGCCCGCTGAACGACGGCGCCGCCGCCGTGGTCGTCATGAGCGACACACGCGCCGCCGAGCTCGGCATCCAGCCCCTGGCCCGCATCATCTCCAGCGGCGTCACCGCCCTCAACCCCGAGATCATGGGCCTGGGCCCGATCGAGGCCAGCCGCCAAGCGCTTCGGCGGGCCGGGATGACGATCGACGACGTCGACCTCGTCGAGATCAACGAGGCCTTCGCTGCGCAGGTCGTCCCCGCGGCCAAGACTCTCGGCGTGGAATGGGACAAGCTCAACGTCAACGGGGGCGCCATCGCCCTGGGGCACCCCTTTGGGATGACCGGCGCCCGCATCATGACGACGCTGCTTAATGGCCTCGAGGACGCCGACAAGAGCGTCGGGCTGGAGACCATGTGCGTGGGCGGCGGCCAGGGCATGGCCATGGTCGTCGAACGCCTCGGGTGAGGCGTCAGCGCCGGAAGCAGAGATGGATCTGGGTCGTGTAGGAGATCCGGATCGGCTCGGTCTCCGAGGCGGCCAGCTCCTCGATGTCGGCCACCGCGGCGCGGCGCTCGGCGTCGGGAAGGGCGGCCATCACGCTGGTCGACATCACCCGATCGACCAGTCCGCGGCGATCAAGCTCCTGATGATGGGCGACGGCGTGCTCCTCGAGTGGCCCGAAGAGATCGGTCGTCTCGAAGGCTGACTTCCACCGGCCGCTCTGGTGGGTGGGCACGTCGCCGCGGTGACGAGAGATGATCCTGTCCAGGGCGACCTGCAGGGGATCGTCGGGGTCGCGGCGGTTCCACACCAGGGCGAGGCCGCCGTCGGGTCGCAGGACGCGATGGATCTCGGCCAGCGCCTCCGCGGTGCTGAACCAGTGGAAGGCCTGGGCCACCGTGACGGCGTCGGCGGCGCCGTCGGCGAGGGGCATGTCCTCGGCGGTGCCGTCCACGATCTCGGCCGACGGTACCGCCTCGGCCAGGGTGCCCCGCATGGCCGCCACCGGCTCGACCGCCAGGACGCGGGCGCCCGTCGGTAGCAGCAGCCGGGTGAGCTTGCCGGTCCCGGCCGCGAGGTCGACGACCGCACGTCCGGGCTCCAGCTCCAGCCGGTCGCGGAGCCACTCGACTGCCTCGGCCGGGTAGTCGGGCCGTCCGCGCTCGTAGGCGCCGGCAGCGCGCTCGAACCCGAGGGCGGCGCGGGGGTGGACGCTCACGGCGCCCATCCTCACACGCGACCTCTAGTCTCGACGGATCATGTGCGGACGATTCGTGGCTGCCACCCCGCCGTCGGTGCTCGCCGAGCGGTTCGTCGTGGACGAGGTCGTCGCGGACGACCGCCCGCCGAGTTGGAACGTCGCACCCACCGCCGACGTCTACGCCGTGGCCCGCTCGCGGCAGGGCTCCCGACGGCTCGGGACCCTGCGCTGGGGGTTGGTGCCGTCGTGGGCCGACAACCCAGGAGGGGGCGCGCGCCACATCAACGCCCGGGCCGAGACGGTGGCCACCAACGGGGTCTTCCGTGAGCCGTTCGCCCGGCGCCGGTGCATCGTGCCCGCCGACGGCTTCTACGAGTGGCGGGCGGCGGCGGAGCCGGGCGACACCAAGCAGCCGTACTACATCCGGCCCGCCGACGGCCGGCCCGTCGCCCTGGCCGGGCTCTGGGACGCCTGGCGTGACGCCGAGGGTCGGTGGCTGCGGACCTGCACCATCGTCACGACGAAGGCCAACGCCGTCGTGGCACCGCTCCACGACCGGATGCCGGTGATCCTGCCCGAGGCCGACTGGGCGGGGTGGCTGGATACCGGCGCCCTGGACGTCCGTGACGCCCGAGCACTGCTCGCGCCGGCCGGGGACGACGTGCTCGAGCGCCATGCCGTGTCGACCGCGGTCAACAGCGCCCGGAACGACGGCCCCGAGCTGGTCGAGATCCTCCCCGCCGACCAGCGCGGGTAGGGTGCCCCCGCATGGGAGGCATTCTCGCGTACGGGGTCTACGTGCCCTACAACCGCCTGGAGCGCTCGGAGATCGGCGCAGCCCTGGGCGGCCCCGGTGGACGAGGGGCCCGGGCGGTCGCCTCCTACGACGAGGACAGCACGTCGATGGCCGTCGAGGCGGCCCGGCTGGCGCTGCGCTCGGCCGGCCCGGACACCCGACCCCAGGCCCTCTATGTGTCGACCACGTCACCGCCGTACCTCGACAAGACCAACGCGGCGGCGGTGCACGCCGCCCTCGGCCTCGACCACGGGGCCGTGGCCGCCGACCTCAACGGCTCGGTGCGCTCGGCGGTGGCCGCCCTGGGCCTGGCCCTCGACAGCTCGCGCGGACCCACCCTGGTCGTGGCGTCCGACGTGCGCACGGGCCTGGCCGGAGGTGCCGACGAGCGCGACGGGGGCGACGGTGCCGTCGCCCTGCTGGTCGGCGCCGGCGAGCCCGGGCTACCGGTGCTGGCCGAGCCCGTGGCTGCCACCTCCTCCACGGCGGAGTTCCTCGACCGGTGGCGCACCCCCGGTGACATCGCGTCGCGGGTGTGGGAGGAGCGCTTCGGGGAGCACGCCTATCTGCCCCTGGCCGAGGCCGCCTTCACCCACGCCCTGAAGGACGCGGGAATCACCGCCGACGAGATCGACCACCTCCTCGTGACCGGCACCCACAGCCGGGCCGCCCGCCGTTTCGTCGCGCTTTCCGGCGTGCGCCGAGAGGCGATAGCGCCGGACCTCACGGCGTCGATCGGCAACGCGGGCGCCGCCCAGCCCGGCCTGATGCTCGCCGCCGCCCTCGACCGGGCGGCGCCTGGTCAGATCGTGGCCCTGGTGACCCTCTCGGACGGGGCCGACGTTCGCCTGTTCCGCACCACCGACGCCCTGACCGAGCACGTCTCCCGGCACACGACCAGCACGCTGGCCGAGCAGATCGAGTCCGGGCGCCCCGGCCTGTCCTACACGTCGTTCCTGACCTGGCGGGGGCAGCTGGTGCGCGAGCCTCCCCGCCGCCCCGATCCCGATGCGCCCGCCGCCCCCGCGTCGTTCCGCTCGGAGGCGTGGAAGCTCGGCTTCACCGGCTCGCGCTGCACTGCGTGCGGGAC is a window from the Acidimicrobiales bacterium genome containing:
- a CDS encoding DUF5666 domain-containing protein, whose protein sequence is MDHDSASGADAHPSAHSSDSADPSDLAWPWGPESGQPKAPQRPPGRGQTGWTKRVGLGAAAVGLAGGAFGIVWAVTSGPGSSSSATSVPPAASQSASTGDPAQSLASPGQPAPGPGQGGPGRFGFGFRGAMGGADQNGRKATPGMAGTVKSVNGSPSTITIQDFMGFTRTIHTTGSTTYTRGGQSANSSSVTNGAEIAAQGTVDRNGTDLDATKVAVLLPRVGGTVQSISGQSFVVRGPDGTNHTVTTTGSTTFHQGRSQASLSDVKQGARVLATGDRQSNGDLTASSVQILPAGPPHAPNGAPPAPPGGGPQSGNTT
- a CDS encoding acyl-CoA desaturase; this encodes MSRLQQVSAAILVVGPLVALGVAVASLWGRGISGLDVVIAVVMYVVTCLGVTVGFHRLLAHRSFRANRPLRIALAVTGTMAVEGSALTWVAQHRKHHAHTEREGDPHSPFRYGTGFWPQLKGLVYAHVGWFFDSHPSEPERWAPDLLADRDMLIVSKTSHVWSAASLAIPFLIGWAATATLSGGLLAFLWGGLVRMMVLHHVTWSTNSLCHMFGRRPFQTADHSSNFAPLAVLSLGESWHNAHHAFPSSARHGVDRGQLDATARVIRVLERLGWATHVRWPGPERLASRRRRPGAEAPDEGGYHPDAGDRVEELSCPSP
- a CDS encoding SOS response-associated peptidase, producing the protein MCGRFVAATPPSVLAERFVVDEVVADDRPPSWNVAPTADVYAVARSRQGSRRLGTLRWGLVPSWADNPGGGARHINARAETVATNGVFREPFARRRCIVPADGFYEWRAAAEPGDTKQPYYIRPADGRPVALAGLWDAWRDAEGRWLRTCTIVTTKANAVVAPLHDRMPVILPEADWAGWLDTGALDVRDARALLAPAGDDVLERHAVSTAVNSARNDGPELVEILPADQRG
- a CDS encoding flavodoxin, translating into MPTLLVVHHTASPSLHSMFEAALSGATDRRIEGVEVVSRPALAATALDVLEADGYLLGTPANLGYISGALKHFFDQIYYPCLDATVRRPYGLYVHGNDDTAGAVRAVETIATGLQWHRAQDPVAVLGEPSQRDLEVCWELGAALAAGLTLEG
- a CDS encoding class I SAM-dependent methyltransferase; the protein is MSVHPRAALGFERAAGAYERGRPDYPAEAVEWLRDRLELEPGRAVVDLAAGTGKLTRLLLPTGARVLAVEPVAAMRGTLAEAVPSAEIVDGTAEDMPLADGAADAVTVAQAFHWFSTAEALAEIHRVLRPDGGLALVWNRRDPDDPLQVALDRIISRHRGDVPTHQSGRWKSAFETTDLFGPLEEHAVAHHQELDRRGLVDRVMSTSVMAALPDAERRAAVADIEELAASETEPIRISYTTQIHLCFRR
- a CDS encoding DUF2461 domain-containing protein yields the protein MAFRGWPAEAIEFYEGLEADNTKTYWQTHKAEYDQLVRQPMQQLLAELAPEFGEGRIYRPYRDVRFSPDKSPYKTAMAASLASGGYIQLSADGLGAGCGMYALDAEHLDRYRRAVVDDRSGAQLDSIVAATAKRGIEVTAHETLKTAPRGYPKDHPRAGLLRHKGLVTWKQWPVGDWLGTSQAKKRVGDFLRASAPLREWLATHVE
- a CDS encoding acetyl-CoA C-acetyltransferase encodes the protein MPEPVIVATARTPIGRAFKGTLVDLRPDDIAATIVQAVLGKVPELDPAEIDDLMLGCGLPGGEQGYNMARVVSILAGLPDVPGTTITRYCSSSLQTIRMAAHAIRAGEGDVFLAAGVEMVSRFVKGNSDSLPDTTNPQFGEAAERTAARAKGGAESWKPADGLPDIYIAMGQTAENVAELEHVSREEMDTFATLSQERAVTSQENGFFEREITPVTRPDGTVVSKDDGPRPGTTVEKLATLQPVFRPDGKVTAGNSCPLNDGAAAVVVMSDTRAAELGIQPLARIISSGVTALNPEIMGLGPIEASRQALRRAGMTIDDVDLVEINEAFAAQVVPAAKTLGVEWDKLNVNGGAIALGHPFGMTGARIMTTLLNGLEDADKSVGLETMCVGGGQGMAMVVERLG
- a CDS encoding OB-fold domain-containing protein — protein: MGGILAYGVYVPYNRLERSEIGAALGGPGGRGARAVASYDEDSTSMAVEAARLALRSAGPDTRPQALYVSTTSPPYLDKTNAAAVHAALGLDHGAVAADLNGSVRSAVAALGLALDSSRGPTLVVASDVRTGLAGGADERDGGDGAVALLVGAGEPGLPVLAEPVAATSSTAEFLDRWRTPGDIASRVWEERFGEHAYLPLAEAAFTHALKDAGITADEIDHLLVTGTHSRAARRFVALSGVRREAIAPDLTASIGNAGAAQPGLMLAAALDRAAPGQIVALVTLSDGADVRLFRTTDALTEHVSRHTTSTLAEQIESGRPGLSYTSFLTWRGQLVREPPRRPDPDAPAAPASFRSEAWKLGFTGSRCTACGTRHLPPTRVCVHCRAVDHMVPERLADVPATVATFTVDRLAFSLSPPVVAAVVDFDGGGRFRCELTDVVPESVAIGDRVEMTFRRLFTANGVHNYFWKARPVRATDKTEGTS